In the Drosophila teissieri strain GT53w chromosome 3R, Prin_Dtei_1.1, whole genome shotgun sequence genome, TCTAACAATTCGATTAATTCTAATTAAGTGTGTTACTTCGTCAGCAGTTTAACATTTACAGCGATTTTTAAAGCTCTATATTTCTTCGAGATTCTTGAATTACCAACAAATTACATGTTTGCTCTTGGCTTTCACTGATCAGAATTTAAAAAgtaagttatatttttaaccATCCGAGAAATTCGTTGCCATTCCGATTGCCTAAACTTCTCTGACTTACACTTTCGAAACGAACTGTACTCGCCTCAGATGAAccatatttttttgcaaaatcaaaacaccaTGAATAGAATGGGCTGGCAATTATATAGAACTGATGATCGTTATTTGAGCATTATAGCAGGGGTTATCTGGCCAGGCGTTTGGCGGTCATCGTTTGGAATCAGTTTCAGGTCGAACGTGAATCGTGGAGCACGCCAAATGTACGTCCGGAATTGTCTGCCGTTCCTCTGGAGCTGTTTGCTGATCTCATTGACGGCCACAACTAGTGCTGAGGAGGACGCGGATGCAGATGTGGAGAATACATCTAGAATCGTGCTGGTTTCCAGTTTGGAAGGTCATTGTCAAACGGAGGGCAAGGTAACCAGCTGCAGGGGTTTCGAGTTTGCGGGAGAGGACGAGAAGGCCACCTTTGATCTGCCAACGGAGGTGCGGATTGCTGAGGATGGCACCACCTACGAAGTCGGCGATGAGGAGCAATCGCGAACCCTGATCTTCGAGAACTGCACCTTCACAAACTTTCCCCTGCGATTATTTTACACTCTGGAGGTCAGTGAGCTGGACATGCGAGGCTGTGGCATCCGCTTCATTTACTGGGAGAACTTTTCCATTGGTGCGGATAAGCTAGTGATCCTTCTGCTGAGCGATAATCAGATCGAAGTGCTGCCCACGAAAACCTTCAGGGGAGCCGGAAACTTGGAGTTTCTCTTCCTGAATCGCAACAAACTGGGCAAACTGCAAGCGGGTGCGTTTGATAATCTCGCGAACTTGCAGTATCTGGATCTCACTGAGAATAGCCTGGAGGATTTACCCGAGGGTGTATTTGCCCAACTGAAGAGTCTGCGGCACGTGGGCCTGGCCGATAACCAACTGACCACCATTGAAAGCGATTTATTTGCCCAAAATCCGGGCCTTTTGTCGGTCGCAATGCAGAACAACCGACTGCGGGAGGTGGGCGAGTACGCCTTTCGATCCCGGGGACCACATCACCAGATGCAGTACGTGGATCTATCGCATAACCCCGAGCTGGCTGTGCTTCTACTGAACATTAATGCCACCAATCTGACCGTTCGCAATTGCTCTCTGGACCGTGTCAATTTGTACGGATCGGTGACGAATGTCGATCTGAGCGACAATCGCGTGCGAGAGCTATACTTTCCCGCCTCGGAGGCCCTGGAGCACTTGGTGCTGCGCAACAACTCGCTGATTCAGCTGGCGTCGTTGAGCCGGGTGCCCAAACTCCGGCACCTGGATGTGTCGGACAATCCGAGACTGGGGCCGTTGCCCGAGGGCTGGCGGACGCCACATCTGGAGATGCTGGTGCTGCGGAACACGGGCCAGGTGGAGCTGCCGCTGGAAGC is a window encoding:
- the LOC122622554 gene encoding leucine-rich repeat-containing G-protein coupled receptor 4 — encoded protein: MYVRNCLPFLWSCLLISLTATTSAEEDADADVENTSRIVLVSSLEGHCQTEGKVTSCRGFEFAGEDEKATFDLPTEVRIAEDGTTYEVGDEEQSRTLIFENCTFTNFPLRLFYTLEVSELDMRGCGIRFIYWENFSIGADKLVILLLSDNQIEVLPTKTFRGAGNLEFLFLNRNKLGKLQAGAFDNLANLQYLDLTENSLEDLPEGVFAQLKSLRHVGLADNQLTTIESDLFAQNPGLLSVAMQNNRLREVGEYAFRSRGPHHQMQYVDLSHNPELAVLLLNINATNLTVRNCSLDRVNLYGSVTNVDLSDNRVRELYFPASEALEHLVLRNNSLIQLASLSRVPKLRHLDVSDNPRLGPLPEGWRTPHLEMLVLRNTGQVELPLEALQGMQNLQKLDISGNNLTEIDPSAFPTLTQLTHFYIHGNNWNCFSLRNIMDVLIRANGIAYTVDNYDPDFPGEYFHGIACMYRLPEKEGVDFSSSEMSASVESSPITSNSDSSEVDKLREELKAMVQHFESKFDLMFSKLSQLNDQIQALEVFNKTVWSQVTLSV